A part of Streptomyces sp. NBC_01451 genomic DNA contains:
- a CDS encoding winged helix-turn-helix domain-containing protein, with protein MTSSLPQPTTPHTELSADEARRIALRAQGFLGAPDRKAGVRGILRHLGAVQLDTISVLARSHELIPYARLGAIPRKKIEDAYWNPASTSPHAFEYWSHAACILPVEEWPHFAFRRRAYRSRPHWNHDLPPDVYEQVIKQLRTQGPLTATELGGAKRTSDWWDWSGTKVAVERALMYGEVVCVERRGWKRVYDLAERAIPDALLHDELDDAECLRRLVRLAGQSLGVGTRTDIADYHRLKAEQVDAVIADSGLVPVTVEGWGKSAWADPAALETPARGRHRTTLLSPFDSLIWERARTERIFGFTHRLEAYVPKPKRVHGYFAMPVLAGGHLVGRVDPAREGNTLVARQVTLNGPKAVPAVAQALLEAAGWVNCTNVRVERVDAPGLRAPLEGELTRALT; from the coding sequence ATGACGAGCAGCCTGCCCCAGCCCACCACCCCCCACACCGAGCTCTCCGCCGACGAGGCCCGCCGTATCGCCCTGCGCGCCCAGGGCTTCCTCGGCGCCCCCGACCGCAAGGCAGGCGTCCGCGGCATCCTCCGCCACCTGGGCGCGGTCCAGCTCGACACGATCTCGGTACTGGCCCGCTCCCACGAACTCATCCCGTACGCCCGCCTCGGCGCCATACCCCGCAAGAAGATCGAGGACGCCTACTGGAACCCGGCGTCCACGAGCCCCCACGCCTTCGAGTACTGGTCGCACGCCGCCTGCATCCTCCCCGTGGAGGAGTGGCCCCACTTCGCCTTCCGCCGCCGCGCCTACCGCTCCCGCCCCCACTGGAACCACGACCTCCCGCCCGACGTCTACGAGCAGGTCATCAAGCAACTCCGCACACAAGGCCCCCTCACCGCAACGGAGTTGGGCGGCGCGAAACGCACCAGTGACTGGTGGGACTGGTCCGGCACGAAGGTCGCCGTCGAACGCGCCCTGATGTACGGCGAGGTGGTGTGCGTGGAGCGCCGAGGCTGGAAGCGGGTGTACGACCTGGCCGAGCGCGCCATCCCGGACGCGCTGCTGCACGACGAGCTGGACGACGCCGAATGCCTGCGCCGCCTGGTCCGCCTCGCGGGCCAGTCCCTGGGCGTCGGCACCCGTACGGACATCGCCGACTACCACCGTCTCAAGGCGGAACAGGTCGACGCGGTGATCGCGGACTCGGGTCTGGTCCCCGTCACGGTCGAAGGCTGGGGCAAGTCGGCCTGGGCCGACCCGGCGGCCCTGGAGACCCCCGCCCGAGGCCGCCACCGCACGACCCTGCTCTCCCCCTTCGACTCCCTGATCTGGGAACGGGCCCGCACGGAACGGATCTTCGGCTTCACCCACCGCCTGGAGGCCTACGTCCCCAAGCCGAAGCGTGTGCACGGCTACTTCGCGATGCCGGTCCTCGCCGGCGGCCACCTCGTCGGCAGGGTGGACCCCGCCCGGGAGGGCAACACCCTGGTCGCCAGACAGGTCACCCTGAACGGCCCGAAGGCGGTCCCGGCGGTGGCCCAGGCCCTGCTGGAGGCGGCAGGCTGGGTGAACTGCACAAACGTCCGAGTGGAGCGGGTCGACGCCCCGGGCCTACGCGCCCCCCTGGAAGGAGAACTGACCCGGGCCCTCACCTGA
- the secA gene encoding preprotein translocase subunit SecA, giving the protein MSVLSKIMRAGEGKILRKLHRIADQVNSIEEDFVDLSDAELRALTDEYKQRYADGESLDDLLPEAFATVREAAKRALGQRHYDVQIMGGAALHLGYVAEMKTGEGKTLVGTLPTYLNALSGDGVHLITVNDYLAERDSEMMGRVHKFLGLSVGCILANMTPAQRREQYACDITYGTNNEFGFDYLRDNMAWSKDELVQRGHNFAVVDEVDSILIDEARTPLIISGPADQATKWYGDFAKLVTRLKRGEAGNALKGLEETGDYDVDEKKRTVAIHESGVAKVEDWLGIDNLYESVNTPLVGYLNNAIKAKELFKNDKDYVVIDGEVMIVDEHTGRILAGRRYNEGMHQAIEAKEGVDIKDENQTLATITLQNFFRLYSKLSGMTGTAMTEAAEFHQIYKLGVVPIPTNRDMVRKDQSDLIYRTEVAKFEAVVDDIAEKHEKGQPILVGTTSVEKSEYLSQQLSKRGIQHEVLNAKQHDREATIVAQAGRKGAVTVATNMAGRGTDIKLGGNPDDLAEAELRQRGLDPEEHIEEWAAALPTALERAEKAVKAEFEEVKDLGGLYVLGTERHESRRIDNQLRGRSGRQGDPGESRFYLSLGDDLMRLFKAQMVERVMSMANVPDDVPIENKMVTRAIASAQSQVETQNFETRKNVLKYDEVLNRQREVIYGERRRVLEGEDLHEQIQHFMDDTIDAYIAAETAEGFAEEWDVDRLWGAFKQLYPVKVTVEELEEAAGDRAGLTAEFISESIKDDIHDQYASREEQLGSEIMRELERRVVLSVLDRKWREHLYEMDYLQEGIGLRAMAQKDPLVEYQREGFDMFTAMMEGIKEESVGYLFNLEVQVEQQVEELPVADAKPSLDKGTEDSVPAQASAGSRPEIRAKGLDAPQRPDRLHFSAPTVDGEGGIVEGDFVGDDDEVRSEADGLTRAERRKQRSGRRRKK; this is encoded by the coding sequence GTGTCCGTCCTCTCAAAGATCATGCGTGCAGGCGAAGGCAAAATCCTGCGCAAGCTGCACCGCATCGCGGACCAGGTCAACTCCATCGAAGAGGACTTTGTCGACCTCTCCGACGCCGAGCTGCGGGCCCTCACCGATGAGTACAAGCAGCGGTACGCCGACGGTGAGAGTCTGGACGACCTGTTGCCCGAGGCCTTCGCCACCGTGCGCGAGGCGGCCAAGCGCGCCCTCGGCCAGCGTCACTACGACGTGCAGATCATGGGCGGCGCGGCGCTCCACCTCGGCTATGTCGCCGAGATGAAGACCGGTGAGGGCAAGACCCTGGTCGGCACCCTGCCCACGTATCTGAACGCCCTCTCCGGAGACGGTGTCCACCTCATCACGGTCAACGACTACCTGGCCGAGCGCGACTCCGAGATGATGGGTCGCGTACACAAGTTCCTGGGGCTGAGCGTCGGCTGCATCCTCGCCAACATGACGCCTGCCCAGCGCCGCGAGCAGTACGCCTGCGACATCACGTACGGCACGAACAACGAGTTCGGCTTCGACTACCTGCGCGACAACATGGCGTGGTCGAAGGACGAACTCGTCCAGCGCGGCCACAACTTCGCCGTCGTCGACGAGGTCGACTCGATCCTCATCGACGAGGCCCGTACGCCGCTGATCATCTCCGGCCCGGCCGACCAGGCCACCAAGTGGTACGGAGACTTCGCGAAGCTGGTCACGCGCCTCAAGCGCGGCGAGGCCGGCAACGCCCTCAAGGGCCTTGAGGAGACCGGCGACTACGACGTCGACGAGAAGAAGCGCACGGTCGCCATCCACGAGTCGGGTGTCGCCAAGGTCGAGGACTGGCTGGGCATCGACAACCTGTACGAGTCGGTGAACACGCCGCTGGTGGGCTACCTGAACAACGCCATCAAGGCCAAGGAGCTCTTCAAGAACGACAAGGACTACGTCGTCATCGACGGCGAGGTCATGATCGTCGACGAGCACACCGGCCGTATCCTCGCCGGCCGCCGCTACAACGAGGGCATGCACCAGGCGATCGAGGCGAAGGAAGGGGTGGACATCAAGGACGAGAACCAGACCCTGGCGACCATCACCCTCCAGAACTTCTTCCGCCTCTACTCCAAGCTCTCCGGTATGACCGGTACGGCCATGACCGAGGCCGCGGAGTTCCACCAGATCTACAAGCTCGGTGTCGTCCCGATCCCGACCAACCGTGACATGGTCCGCAAGGACCAGTCCGACCTCATCTACCGCACCGAGGTCGCGAAGTTCGAGGCGGTCGTCGACGACATCGCCGAGAAGCACGAGAAGGGTCAGCCGATCCTCGTCGGCACGACCTCGGTGGAGAAGTCCGAGTACCTGTCGCAGCAGCTCTCCAAGCGCGGCATCCAGCACGAGGTGCTGAACGCCAAGCAGCACGACCGGGAGGCGACCATCGTCGCCCAGGCCGGCCGCAAGGGCGCCGTCACGGTCGCCACCAACATGGCCGGCCGTGGTACGGACATCAAGCTCGGCGGCAACCCCGACGACCTCGCCGAGGCGGAGCTGCGCCAGCGCGGCCTCGACCCCGAGGAGCACATCGAGGAGTGGGCCGCGGCCCTGCCGACCGCCCTGGAGCGGGCCGAGAAGGCCGTCAAGGCCGAGTTCGAGGAGGTCAAGGACCTCGGCGGGCTCTACGTCCTCGGCACCGAGCGGCACGAGTCCCGGCGGATCGACAACCAGCTGCGCGGTCGTTCCGGACGTCAGGGCGACCCCGGTGAGTCGCGGTTCTACCTCTCTCTCGGTGACGACCTCATGCGGCTGTTCAAGGCCCAGATGGTCGAGCGCGTCATGTCGATGGCGAACGTGCCGGACGACGTGCCGATCGAGAACAAGATGGTCACCCGGGCCATCGCCTCCGCCCAGTCGCAGGTCGAGACGCAGAACTTCGAGACCCGCAAGAACGTCCTCAAGTACGACGAGGTCCTCAACCGGCAGCGCGAGGTCATCTACGGCGAGCGCCGCCGCGTCCTGGAGGGCGAGGACCTGCACGAGCAGATCCAGCACTTCATGGACGACACCATCGACGCGTACATCGCCGCGGAGACCGCCGAAGGCTTCGCCGAGGAATGGGACGTGGACCGGCTGTGGGGCGCCTTCAAGCAGCTCTACCCGGTGAAGGTCACCGTTGAGGAGCTGGAGGAGGCGGCCGGTGACCGTGCCGGGCTGACCGCCGAGTTCATCTCCGAGTCGATCAAGGACGACATCCACGACCAGTACGCGTCGCGCGAGGAGCAGCTCGGCTCCGAGATCATGCGTGAGCTGGAGCGCCGGGTCGTGCTGTCGGTCCTCGACCGCAAGTGGCGCGAGCACCTCTACGAGATGGACTACCTCCAGGAGGGCATCGGTCTGCGCGCCATGGCGCAGAAGGACCCGCTGGTCGAGTACCAGCGCGAGGGCTTCGACATGTTCACCGCCATGATGGAGGGCATCAAGGAGGAGTCCGTCGGCTACCTGTTCAACCTGGAGGTCCAGGTCGAGCAGCAGGTCGAGGAGCTCCCGGTCGCGGACGCCAAGCCGTCGCTGGACAAGGGCACCGAGGACTCGGTGCCGGCGCAGGCGAGCGCCGGTTCCCGGCCCGAGATCCGCGCCAAGGGGCTCGACGCCCCGCAGCGTCCGGACCGGCTGCACTTCTCCGCCCCGACCGTGGACGGCGAGGGCGGCATCGTCGAGGGCGACTTCGTCGGGGACGACGACGAGGTGCGGTCCGAGGCGGACGGTCTCACGCGCGCGGAGCGGCGCAAGCAGCGTAGCGGCCGGCGGCGTAAGAAGTGA
- a CDS encoding ComF family protein, with protein MRGWWQDLGDLVLPAECGGCGRPRTVLCPECRAALNGAAPSRVRPVPEPLGLPVVQAAARYEDEVRAVLLAHKERGALALAGPLGTALAGAVRAALDGTPSDGTGVLLVPVPSARRAVRARGHDPARRIALAAAGELRGSGTPARVLAVLRQRRAVADQAGLNSRQRLDNLAGALGVAAGAGRLLAGAGAVVLVDDLMTTGASLAEAARAVRKAVRPAETSGAHGVERPGEVGNVREARNPVYSEAGREGRGQRCAVATSVSAERRPGVSGMVTPGAFERMICAAVVAATPDSFEINRN; from the coding sequence ATGCGGGGGTGGTGGCAGGATCTCGGCGACCTGGTGCTGCCGGCCGAGTGCGGAGGCTGCGGAAGGCCTCGCACGGTGCTCTGCCCGGAGTGCCGTGCCGCTCTGAACGGGGCCGCACCGAGCCGGGTGCGCCCCGTGCCGGAGCCCCTCGGGCTGCCGGTCGTGCAGGCGGCGGCCCGGTACGAGGACGAGGTGCGTGCGGTACTCCTCGCGCACAAGGAAAGGGGTGCGTTGGCCCTCGCGGGACCACTCGGGACGGCGCTGGCGGGAGCTGTGCGAGCGGCACTCGACGGGACTCCGAGCGACGGTACGGGCGTACTGCTCGTTCCTGTGCCGTCCGCGCGTCGGGCCGTGCGGGCCCGGGGGCACGATCCGGCTCGGCGTATCGCGCTCGCCGCGGCGGGTGAGCTGCGCGGGTCCGGTACGCCGGCCCGGGTGCTGGCGGTGCTGCGGCAGCGGCGTGCCGTGGCCGATCAGGCGGGACTCAACTCCCGTCAGCGGCTGGACAACCTCGCGGGTGCGCTGGGAGTGGCCGCCGGGGCCGGACGGTTGCTGGCCGGGGCGGGTGCGGTCGTCCTGGTCGACGATCTGATGACGACCGGGGCCTCACTGGCCGAGGCCGCGCGTGCCGTGCGGAAGGCGGTCCGGCCTGCGGAGACGAGCGGGGCGCACGGGGTGGAACGGCCGGGAGAGGTGGGAAACGTGAGAGAAGCGAGAAACCCCGTGTACTCGGAAGCGGGGCGGGAAGGCAGAGGGCAGCGGTGCGCGGTAGCCACGTCCGTGAGTGCGGAGCGGAGGCCGGGAGTGTCGGGAATGGTGACACCGGGTGCCTTCGAACGCATGATCTGCGCGGCTGTGGTCGCGGCGACACCTGATTCTTTCGAAATAAACCGGAACTGA
- a CDS encoding GNAT family N-acetyltransferase has product MDPVTLTTARLLLRTVGPHDTDAVYAAVQDADIQRWTTIPSPYLPEHAHGFTSQLVPDGWADGSMFTFGVFLPEGEELVGMLALTMRSLGVTEVGFWATKAHRGNGYITEATITASRWAFTHLSVDRVEWRAEVGNAASRAAAQKAGFTMEGTLRSAINNKGVRRDCWVASLLPSDVGLPSTAPYLPPTPPAPAGSAGPSGA; this is encoded by the coding sequence ATGGACCCCGTCACTCTCACCACGGCCCGCCTTCTCCTGCGCACGGTCGGCCCGCACGACACCGACGCCGTGTACGCGGCGGTGCAGGACGCCGACATCCAGCGCTGGACGACGATCCCCTCGCCGTACCTCCCCGAGCACGCACACGGCTTCACCTCCCAGCTGGTGCCCGACGGCTGGGCGGACGGCTCGATGTTCACGTTCGGCGTCTTCCTCCCCGAAGGGGAGGAGCTGGTGGGAATGCTCGCCCTCACCATGCGTTCCCTGGGAGTGACCGAAGTCGGCTTCTGGGCCACCAAGGCCCACCGCGGCAACGGCTACATCACCGAGGCCACGATCACCGCCTCCCGCTGGGCGTTCACCCACCTGTCGGTGGACCGCGTGGAGTGGCGGGCGGAGGTGGGCAACGCGGCATCCCGAGCAGCGGCGCAGAAGGCCGGCTTCACCATGGAGGGCACCCTGCGCTCGGCCATCAACAACAAGGGAGTACGCCGCGACTGCTGGGTCGCCTCCCTCCTCCCGTCGGACGTCGGCCTCCCCTCCACGGCCCCGTACCTCCCGCCCACGCCTCCGGCACCGGCCGGCAGTGCCGGCCCGTCCGGCGCTTGA
- a CDS encoding Rv3235 family protein, producing the protein MNKVMTRTVHRTPSRPPVRRDTRRPGSTPHRTTPGGGTPRAPLSRATPLAQASPFAEARPVAGPEPRVPAQGQHPDQRRTPPHPLQKPSQPRRTPPPQPRPTDLFADRLLAVLSGERPVHSMLRHTVGRAYDELARLAERGPLRTRGTRPVVRDVGYYEPSQGALEAFARIGAGDQLRAMAFRLELGQDFRWRCTAVELGGPRRPHTADD; encoded by the coding sequence ATGAACAAGGTGATGACGAGGACGGTCCACCGCACCCCGTCCCGCCCGCCGGTACGCAGGGACACCCGCCGCCCCGGCAGCACCCCGCACCGCACCACCCCGGGCGGAGGCACCCCCCGCGCGCCCCTCTCCCGAGCCACGCCTCTCGCCCAGGCTTCCCCCTTCGCCGAAGCCCGTCCCGTAGCCGGCCCCGAACCCCGAGTCCCCGCCCAGGGACAGCACCCGGACCAGCGCAGGACACCCCCGCACCCCCTCCAGAAGCCCTCCCAGCCGCGCCGCACTCCTCCCCCGCAGCCACGGCCCACCGACCTCTTCGCCGACCGCCTCCTGGCCGTCCTGAGCGGCGAACGCCCCGTCCACAGCATGCTCCGACACACCGTGGGCCGCGCCTACGACGAACTGGCCCGGCTCGCGGAACGCGGCCCCCTGCGCACCCGCGGCACCCGCCCCGTCGTCCGCGACGTCGGCTACTACGAGCCCAGCCAAGGCGCCCTGGAGGCCTTCGCCCGCATCGGCGCGGGCGACCAGCTCCGCGCGATGGCCTTCCGCCTGGAACTGGGCCAGGACTTCCGCTGGCGCTGCACGGCGGTGGAACTGGGCGGCCCCCGAAGGCCCCACACGGCGGACGACTAG
- the hpf gene encoding ribosome hibernation-promoting factor, HPF/YfiA family, with product MDIVVKGRKTEVPERFRKHVAEKLRLDRIQKLDGKVISLDVEVSKEPNPRQADRSDRVEITLHSRGPVIRAEAAASDPYAALDLAADKLEARLRKQHDKRYTRRGAGRLTAAEVADHVPDAATLNGNGHPVHEEDADGVPVKRIGSLEVKGEGPLIVREKSHVASPMTLDQALYEMELVGHDFYLFVDSETKEPSVVYRRHAYDYGVIHLNTDPMVAHQTHAPEAGGTLGG from the coding sequence GTGGACATCGTCGTCAAGGGACGCAAGACCGAGGTGCCCGAGCGGTTCCGGAAGCACGTTGCCGAGAAGTTGAGGCTGGACAGGATCCAGAAGCTCGACGGCAAGGTGATCAGCCTCGATGTCGAGGTGTCCAAGGAGCCCAACCCCCGGCAGGCCGACCGCTCCGACCGAGTGGAGATCACACTTCACTCCCGCGGTCCGGTCATCCGGGCGGAAGCAGCGGCAAGCGACCCGTACGCGGCACTCGACCTCGCGGCGGACAAGCTCGAGGCCCGGCTGCGCAAGCAGCACGACAAGCGTTACACCCGCCGGGGCGCCGGCCGGCTGACGGCCGCCGAGGTCGCCGACCACGTCCCGGACGCGGCAACGCTGAACGGCAATGGTCACCCCGTCCATGAGGAAGACGCGGACGGCGTGCCCGTCAAGAGGATCGGCTCGCTGGAAGTGAAGGGCGAAGGCCCCCTCATCGTCCGGGAGAAGAGCCACGTCGCCTCCCCGATGACGCTCGACCAGGCTCTCTACGAGATGGAACTGGTCGGGCACGACTTCTACCTGTTCGTCGACTCCGAGACCAAGGAACCGAGTGTCGTCTACCGGCGGCACGCCTACGACTACGGTGTGATCCACCTCAACACGGACCCGATGGTCGCCCACCAGACGCACGCCCCCGAGGCGGGTGGCACGCTGGGCGGCTGA
- a CDS encoding LpqB family beta-propeller domain-containing protein — translation MGPDRERDGRRRETVRAVVYVACGAVLLAGCASMPDSGDLRGVESTPRQDAQVRVFALPPHDNAPPGQIVQGFLEALTSDDPHYETALKYLTARAAKQWRPDASTTVLDGGPTADPVHAGSRDDPDDYAATLTGGRFATLDSQQSYKPADGQYRETLHLTREKKSGQWRIDDLPQGIVMGKSDFLRNYTSVNKYYFASNTPTESDGQPVSVADPVYVRKKVDPMTQTVSSLLEGPSRWLGPVVRSSFPTGTALKKGVTSLTPDDQNRLTVPLNDKASRVGSAKCTEMAAQLLYTLQDLTPTGVDEVALQRANGTQLCVLGKEQAEIVAARGVVEHPEFQYFIDGKHRLVRVAGDSLEAAADVTPVPGALGEGEKQLRSAAVSRDEDSAAGVSADGSMLYVGSLVSGGSLGEPVVTSQGATKADRLTTPSWDGDGDLWVADRNPEKPRLLLLEKGAGDPLEVRTPGLDGRIEAVRVAADGVRIALIVEKDGLRSLYVGRIERDERSAASGGASREKTAAGQRTGERSVVSVLELHSVTPQLEEVTAMSWAGDSRLVVVGREQDGVQQMGYVQVDGSTPVGSAPAALTGVKGIAASEDERLPLVAYSEEDGIVRLLSGSKWQKLVKDGSAPVYPG, via the coding sequence GTGGGCCCTGACCGCGAGCGGGACGGTCGGCGGCGGGAAACGGTCCGCGCGGTGGTGTACGTGGCCTGTGGGGCCGTACTGCTGGCCGGATGCGCCTCGATGCCCGACAGCGGGGATCTGCGCGGAGTCGAGTCCACGCCCCGGCAGGACGCCCAGGTACGGGTCTTCGCCCTGCCGCCCCACGACAACGCCCCGCCGGGACAGATCGTCCAGGGCTTCCTGGAGGCGCTGACCAGTGATGATCCGCACTACGAGACCGCGCTCAAGTACCTGACGGCGCGTGCCGCGAAGCAGTGGCGGCCCGACGCGTCGACCACGGTGCTGGACGGTGGGCCCACCGCCGATCCCGTGCACGCGGGCAGCCGGGACGACCCGGACGACTACGCGGCCACACTGACCGGCGGCAGGTTCGCCACGCTGGACTCCCAGCAGTCGTACAAACCCGCCGACGGGCAGTACCGGGAGACGCTGCACCTCACGCGGGAGAAGAAGAGCGGGCAGTGGCGCATCGACGACCTGCCGCAGGGCATCGTCATGGGCAAGTCGGACTTCCTGCGCAACTACACGTCCGTCAACAAGTACTACTTCGCGTCGAACACGCCGACGGAGTCGGACGGGCAGCCCGTGTCCGTCGCCGATCCGGTGTACGTCCGTAAGAAGGTCGACCCGATGACGCAGACGGTGAGTTCGCTGCTGGAGGGGCCCTCGCGCTGGCTGGGACCGGTCGTCAGGTCGAGTTTCCCCACGGGTACGGCGCTCAAGAAGGGCGTCACCTCGCTGACCCCCGACGACCAGAACCGGCTGACGGTGCCGCTCAACGACAAGGCGAGCCGGGTCGGGTCCGCCAAGTGCACCGAGATGGCCGCCCAGCTCCTCTACACGCTCCAGGACCTGACCCCCACGGGGGTCGACGAGGTCGCGCTGCAACGCGCCAACGGCACCCAGCTGTGCGTCCTCGGCAAGGAACAGGCCGAGATCGTCGCCGCGCGCGGTGTGGTGGAGCACCCCGAGTTCCAGTACTTCATCGACGGCAAGCACCGCCTCGTACGCGTGGCCGGCGACAGCCTCGAAGCCGCCGCCGACGTCACCCCGGTGCCCGGCGCGCTCGGCGAGGGGGAGAAGCAGCTTCGGTCCGCGGCGGTCTCGCGGGACGAGGACAGCGCGGCCGGGGTCTCGGCGGACGGGAGCATGCTCTACGTCGGGTCGCTGGTGTCCGGCGGATCGCTCGGCGAGCCCGTGGTGACCAGCCAGGGCGCCACCAAGGCCGACCGGCTGACCACACCGAGCTGGGACGGCGACGGTGACCTGTGGGTGGCCGACCGCAACCCGGAGAAGCCCCGGCTGCTGCTCCTGGAGAAGGGCGCGGGCGACCCGCTGGAAGTGCGGACCCCAGGGCTCGACGGGCGCATAGAAGCGGTACGGGTGGCCGCTGACGGGGTGCGGATCGCGCTCATCGTGGAGAAGGACGGCCTGCGGTCCCTGTACGTCGGGCGGATCGAGCGGGACGAGCGGTCGGCGGCATCGGGCGGGGCGTCCCGGGAGAAGACGGCGGCGGGGCAGCGGACCGGGGAGCGCTCGGTTGTGTCGGTCCTCGAACTGCACTCCGTGACACCGCAGTTGGAGGAGGTCACCGCCATGTCGTGGGCCGGGGACAGCCGGCTCGTGGTGGTCGGGAGGGAGCAGGACGGCGTGCAGCAGATGGGATACGTGCAGGTCGACGGCTCGACGCCGGTCGGGTCGGCGCCGGCCGCGCTGACCGGTGTGAAGGGCATCGCGGCTTCCGAGGACGAGAGGCTGCCGCTGGTGGCCTACTCGGAGGAGGACGGGATCGTGCGGCTGCTGTCCGGGTCCAAGTGGCAGAAGCTGGTCAAGGACGGGTCGGCTCCGGTCTATCCGGGGTGA
- a CDS encoding response regulator transcription factor, producing MADSFGPMQVGNADDGVTGMGPDAGTSRKEPIRVLVVDDHALFRRGLEIVLAAEEDIQVVGEAGDGAEAVDKAADLLPDIVLMDVRMPKRGGIEACTSIKEVAPSAKIIMLTISDEEADLYEAIKAGATGYLLKEISTDEVATAIRAVADGQSQISPSMASKLLTEFKSMIQRTDERRLVPAPRLTERELEVLKLVATGMNNRDIAKELFISENTVKNHVRNILEKLQLHSRMEAVVYAMREKILEIR from the coding sequence ATGGCGGACAGCTTCGGACCGATGCAGGTTGGGAATGCCGACGACGGCGTCACCGGCATGGGCCCGGACGCGGGCACCTCGCGCAAGGAGCCGATCAGAGTCCTTGTCGTGGACGACCACGCGCTCTTCCGTCGCGGGCTGGAGATCGTGCTCGCGGCCGAGGAGGACATCCAGGTCGTCGGCGAGGCGGGGGACGGTGCGGAGGCCGTCGACAAGGCCGCAGATCTGCTGCCCGACATCGTCCTGATGGACGTACGGATGCCGAAGCGCGGGGGGATCGAGGCGTGCACCTCCATCAAGGAGGTCGCGCCCAGCGCCAAGATCATCATGCTGACGATCAGCGATGAGGAAGCCGATCTGTACGAGGCGATCAAGGCCGGCGCGACCGGTTATCTCCTCAAGGAGATCTCCACGGACGAGGTGGCCACGGCCATTCGTGCGGTGGCCGACGGACAGTCGCAGATCAGCCCCTCGATGGCGTCGAAACTGCTCACCGAATTCAAGTCGATGATCCAGCGGACGGACGAGCGGCGGCTGGTACCCGCGCCGCGGCTCACCGAGCGCGAACTGGAAGTTCTCAAGCTGGTCGCCACCGGGATGAACAACCGCGATATCGCGAAGGAGTTGTTCATCTCCGAGAACACCGTGAAGAACCATGTGCGCAACATCCTGGAGAAGCTGCAACTGCACTCCAGGATGGAAGCGGTGGTTTACGCGATGCGGGAGAAGATCCTCGAGATTCGGTAG
- a CDS encoding DUF6912 family protein, which translates to MRVYVPLTLPGLAEAYKTGELGAGPFVAYAVTPALREWYLSDDIEELEYAALNRAALASLRLLAMEPGALRRRVVVAVEVADGVAVADPDRGLDPGALGEVRVGGAVSLGKAAAVHVDSGDAEVDVAAAAAALGAADRGDDEAQFTVDGAEDHELLWYATQEIPGLVGLLG; encoded by the coding sequence ATGCGCGTCTACGTCCCCCTGACCCTCCCGGGCCTTGCCGAGGCGTACAAGACGGGCGAGTTGGGGGCGGGGCCGTTCGTCGCGTACGCCGTCACGCCCGCGTTGCGTGAGTGGTATCTGTCCGACGACATCGAGGAACTGGAGTACGCGGCGCTGAACCGGGCCGCGCTGGCGTCCCTGCGGCTGCTCGCGATGGAACCCGGGGCGCTGCGTCGGCGGGTGGTCGTCGCCGTCGAGGTCGCGGACGGGGTGGCGGTCGCCGACCCCGACCGGGGGCTTGATCCGGGTGCGTTGGGCGAGGTGCGGGTGGGCGGGGCCGTGTCGTTGGGGAAGGCCGCGGCTGTGCATGTCGACTCCGGGGACGCGGAGGTGGATGTCGCGGCGGCTGCGGCGGCGCTGGGGGCTGCCGACCGGGGGGACGACGAAGCGCAGTTCACGGTGGACGGGGCCGAGGATCATGAGCTGCTCTGGTATGCCACGCAGGAGATTCCGGGGCTGGTGGGGTTGTTGGGGTGA